Part of the Arachis hypogaea cultivar Tifrunner chromosome 6, arahy.Tifrunner.gnm2.J5K5, whole genome shotgun sequence genome, TATTAGTATTGTAGGACAATCATGATATGATATAGGAGGACGCTTGTCATCGTGACCCTGCCTGTAAAATTAGTCAGCGTCAAGATGCTGTGGCAAATGATCTTAAAAGGATGAGAAGATATTGGAATTGAGTGAATTTCTGATATTGACAGTAAATAGAAATAGAAAGGGTTCCATATttgatattttgatttttgaagtagATTGTGAGATTGTGTTTATTCACTTGTGCAGGATTTAATTGATAAGGCTCAGAGAACTCTGGTTGAGAACAGAAATTTAGTGCAGCGCATGCAAGCATCTGTGGGCATCCCCCTCACCGGCGAAGATGATGAGGCTTTTACTAACTTCCAACAGGTAATTGTgtctctgtgtatgttgttttttCTGCCcttttttgtgtgtgtttttgatttttagaggaaaaagaaaagcaatgaaCAGACGAAGTGATGAAATTCTGCTTGTGAATTGTGCCTTTTTTTTCTAAACAGATGTAGTGATGAAATTTCTTGTAGTTTTCTCATTAATCTATTACAGAGAATTTCATAATGGTTCGTGTAGCTTCCCAATAGGATTTAGCCTGTTAGTTCTTCAAAATATCATGCATCATTGCATTCCCTGATAGTTTTGATTTCATAAGGGAAGAAAAAGCATCATTTCACAATGCAGTTTTTTTCATTTTGGAGGTGACTAAGTGGAGCGTGATGGTTATTTCTGTATGCGTCTTCTGCAATTCTCAATGGTTGCCTATTTTCCAAGTGGTGTTTCAAGTGTTTACACCATTTGCCAGCAAGCAACTAATATTTAAGAAATATGAGGCTTTGCTTACATGTATTTTACCCAAGCAAAGTTGTTCTTGGGTATCTTTCATATTGCGCTGCCTCCAACATAACAAAGATTCCGTGTGATTGAGTTGGTGGAGAGCGGAAGGTGGAAAATAGAGAATGGAACGAAAATCATTTTGATCAGAGTTATGTTCTTAAGTTGAAATGAGTAAATTTTGTTTTCcatgttaatatatttttcttgaGCCAATCAAGTGCAAATTGATTTTCTAGTCCCTAAAGCTTCAAGttgcaatgaattttacaaagtTTTAACTGATTGTGCAGATAATTGAGGAATGGACAATGCAAGTGAGATCCAAAATAGGTAAGGTATTTCTTGGGCTTTTTGGTTTATCAATTTTCCTGACATTTATGACTGCCTATTTAAATATTGATGTGTAATTTTTATTAGATGACAGTGAAAGTGTTTTCGAAACAGAAGTTTTGATtgaaaatgtatatatatattttttccaaATTGTTAGGAGGGATGGAATTTATAAAAGCAACTATTGTCCAGTGTGCAAGAacagaaaagggagagaaataTAGAATGGAGTTTGGGTTTGAGTAAATGATCGAGTCTTAAGTCTAAATATGTGTTACCACTTCTGGCTCAAGGTTTGCGAGACAGTTGTTCCTGAGCCACAAGAAGGAACAATTTGAGCTTTCTCCAAAGGAATTGGTGTTCTCCTAGTCCGTACTACTACTACTGTAGCAATTGTCAAGACATTCATTCAAGTTCTCATGCACTTATGTTTATCTCTTCTTATCGCAATTATTTTTAACTCATCAACTGCGGAACTGCATAAGTCATGTGTTCAGAATTTTTTTGCCTCTCTTTTCCGATGTTGCATGCATACCAGTTTGCCTCATAAAAAGTGGATGCCATTTGGTTTCTAAACCGCAAAAAGATGGTTGCAATTTAGATGCAGTTTGGACTTTGAAATATCCGAGCCTTGCACACCCCTACAATTAACTTCGTCCTGCTTGCCCTACTCATTTCTTCTCATGTTAATATATGATGTCACTTAGTTGTATCTCTGACCTCTGTAGCTAATTAAGCTTTTAGAAGAGATGATTAGTGAcaagttttattttcttgttaatatatttataacaGTTGTCACCTTTTCTTATCATAATGtgatcttaaatatttttttgcatGTTACTTCCAAAATCATGAGTGCATTAAACAAATGTCTCAGTAACCACGTATGTGTTGATGCAGGGGATGAAAAACATGATGCTGATTCTGGAGATCTAAACAAACTGCTCTTCTCAGCAATAGTTCAAAGTAATTGAACAGGTTTCATGAAGGTTGTAGATGTCGCAATTTATGTCAAACTCCAACTTTGTGTTGTAGTATCAATAGAACTCTTGGTCCAGAGTTGTTACTCCTTACTTTGTGAAGGATTGGAATTATAGACATGAAAACAATTATGTTAGCAACATGTACAATTTTCGTTAAATTGAttattctcatttttctttttcttttttttaaaaaatcctttTTTCTGGGATAGAAAAATATGAAGACAATGTAAATTACGCCACCAATGTGCAACAGGTTGGAAAGCTTATTCAGGGAAACAGAATCTTGTTACATGGCAAGATCTCCCGCTAGAACTATATGTAAGTGCCAGTTAGCTCAGGTTTGTGTCTAGTAATAGAACTCAAATTCTGATAGTTCAATCAGAATtagacagaaaaaaaaaaaaaagaaacaagaacatgTAAAAGACATTATATAATTCAAAACAAAAGCAGCAGAACAATATGGTTTTCACTGCAGATATAATCTGTTGTTGAAGGTTAGCTGCATCTCTTATTAGTTAGTTATACAATCCTCTTGACATGAAACATAGACACATGTTAATGATGTATTACTTTGTTATCTCACAACTTAATGTTGTATGCCTGTTTTGAAACCACTTAGATGCACCAGGTTGAACTTGCATTAAGATAATCCAATGGTATGGATTTGAATCATCAGCGAGTAGCATTTATCATGATTCAAAACTACACCATTAGATTACTATGTATAATTCATTAAGTCCAATTCTTTGCACCATAgcattgtccatggtatctttGCTACTTTGAAGTTGGAGGTTCTTCTAACCACTTTGCGCGAAAGCCGGTTCCTTGACAATCAGAACAACACATGGATCCCTGAAAAAATATGACAAAGTAATGGCATGATGAGTCTCTTCTAAATTGAAGTGCTAAGGATCTAAACAATTAAGTTTTGAGCATGGATGTACCTTGCCATTGCAAATAATACAGCTGGTATTTTTCGATGGAACTTCACAGAGCATTTTGTCACCAATAATGAAGAAACCAGTACCCCCACACCATTTGCATTCAGTATGCCCCTTTGAGTTGCAAGACGAACAAACAATTGGCCGTGG contains:
- the LOC112755839 gene encoding uncharacterized protein, whose protein sequence is MATSASCSSTESALMTKTLQSSRRRFRAPIGLRVSMPRNPKLFNRIRASMVDSSSDFVSRIEKTWLISQQPRPIVCSSCNSKGHTECKWCGGTGFFIIGDKMLCEVPSKNTSCIICNGKGSMCCSDCQGTGFRAKWLEEPPTSK
- the LOC112755837 gene encoding uncharacterized protein isoform X1; protein product: MGHQFHQQIQRHQATDGVLNLFRKANHDLNFVHHSLEKEFQTLYPDNANPMKLVSRIKKIQEDISTLKGQCQDLLAAKQDLIDKAQRTLVENRNLVQRMQASVGIPLTGEDDEAFTNFQQIIEEWTMQVRSKIGGMEFIKATIVQCARTEKGEKYRMEFGFE
- the LOC112755837 gene encoding uncharacterized protein isoform X2, encoding MGHQFHQQIQRHQATDGVLNLFRKANHDLNFVHHSLEKEFQTLYPDNANPMKLVSRIKKIQEDISTLKGQCQDLLAAKQDLIDKAQRTLVENRNLVQRMQASVGIPLTGEDDEAFTNFQQIIEEWTMQVRSKIGDEKHDADSGDLNKLLFSAIVQSN